In Silene latifolia isolate original U9 population chromosome X, ASM4854445v1, whole genome shotgun sequence, the following proteins share a genomic window:
- the LOC141623375 gene encoding multicopper oxidase LPR2-like → MKYLLHFKMIVFLTFLVVLFESSFAINEPLVSSGRLRMFVDELPQVPKVYGYKLVDGKPTSVSLKIGMYQKKWKFHRDLPPTTVFAYGTTKRHASIPGPTIEALHGIDTYISWRNYLPNKHILPWDPTIPTAIPPNHEGVPTVVHLHGGIDEPESDGHGHSWFTRGFAERGLYWSKRRYHYHNMQQPGTLWYHDHAMGLTRINLLAGLIGAYVIRHPQVEAPLGLPSGDEFERTLVVCDRDFYKDGSLFMNRTGNNPKIHPQWQPEYFGDVIVVNGKAWPYMEVQRRKYRFRIINTSNARFFRFYLSNGMPFIHIGSDSAYLGHPCKSKYNLVAPSEISDVVIDFANSNSKTVILANNAAYPFPTGDPVDDANSKVMKFIIKDTTQVTDPSRVPSKLIKYPSPDLSISSRTRYIAMHEYTSSTDEPTHLYINGLSFDDPVTETPKVGTSEVWYVINLTDDNHPLHIHLALFRILDQVKIIDFDTFKDCMIKFDDAIKCDIERHAQGMKKRVPAHEKGWKNVFKMKPGYVTKIFVRFSYIHVNGSYPFDATAEPGYVYHCHILDHEDNVMMRPLKLIN, encoded by the exons ATGAAATATCTGCTTCACTTCAAAATGATTGTTTTTCTAACGTTTTTGGTAGTTTTATTTGAAAGTAGCTTCGCGATTAATGAGCCTTTAGTAAGTTCGGGACGATTGCGGATGTTTGTTGATGAACTTCCTCAAGTGCCTAAAGTTTATGGGTATAAGCTTGTTGATGGTAAACCTACTTCCGTCTCACTCAAAATAGGCATGTACCAAAAGAAATGG AAATTCCATAGAGACCTTCCACCAACAACGGTGTTCGCATACGGAACAACCAAGAGACATGCAAGTATTCCCGGACCAACCATTGAGGCTCTTCATGGCATCGACACGTATATATCATGGCGAAATTATCTTCCTAATAAACACATCCTCCCATGGGACCCGACCATACCGACTGCAATCCCACCAAACCACGAGGGCGTTCCCACAGTGGTGCACCTTCATGGTGGTATTGACGAGCCTGAGAGCGATGGTCATGGACACTCATGGTTCACCCGAGGGTTTGCCGAGAGAGGGCTTTATTGGAGTAAGAGAAGGTATCATTATCATAATATGCAGCAGCCGGGGACATTGTGGTACCATGACCATGCCATGGGTTTGACTAGGATTAACCTTTTGGCGGGTTTGATTGGGGCTTACGTTATTCGTCATCCCCAAGTTGAGGCGCCTCTTGGGTTGCCTTCTGGTGATGAATTTGAACGGACTTTGGTCGTTTGTGATCGAGATTTTTATAAAGACGGATCCCTATTTATGAACCGTACTG GAAACAACCCAAAGATACATCCACAATGGCAACCGGAATACTTTGGAGACGTGATAGTCGTGAACGGGAAGGCATGGCCGTACATGGAAGTACAGCGACGCAAGTACAGGTTTCGCATCATAAACACCAGCAACGCCCGTTTCTTCAGATTTTACCTTAGCAACGGCATGCCGTTTATACATATTGGCTCTGATTCCGCCTACCTTGGACATCCCTGTAAGAGTAAATACAATCTTGTGGCACCCTCTGAGATTTCTGATGTTGTCATTGATTTCGCCAACTCAAATTCCAAAACTGTCATCTTGGCTAATAATGCAGCATATCCTTTCCCAACAG ggGACCCAGTGGACGACGCAAACAGCAAAGTAATGAAATTCATAATCAAGGATACTACTCAAGTGACTGACCCAAGCCGCGTTCCTTCTAAACTAATCAAATACCCATCACCCGACCTATCAATTAGTTCACGCACGCGTTACATAGCAATGCACGAGTACACGAGCTCAACCGACGAACCTACACACCTCTACATCAACGGCTTATCATTCGACGATCCAGTAACCGAAACTCCTAAGGTCGGAACCAGTGAGGTCTGGTACGTGATCAACCTGACCGATGACAACCACCCACTTCATATCCACTTAGCCTTATTTAGGATCTTAGACCAAGTTAAGATCATCGATTTCGACACGTTCAAAGATTGCATGATTAAGTTTGATGATGCCATCAAGTGTGACATTGAACGCCACGCTCAAGGGATGAAGAAACGTGTGCCGGCTCATGAGAAAGGGTGGAAGAATGTGTTCAAAATGAAGCCGGGTTATGTGACCAAGATCTTCGTGAGGTTCTCGTACATCCATGTTAATGGATCGTATCCGTTTGATGCGACTGCTGAGCCTGGTTATGTCTACCATTGCCAT ATCCTAGATCATGAAgacaatgtgatgatgagaccaCTCAAACTTATAAACTAG